A stretch of the Tannerella serpentiformis genome encodes the following:
- a CDS encoding acetyl-CoA carboxylase biotin carboxyl carrier protein, whose protein sequence is MKQFKYIINGNIYNVSVNQVEDTTAEVEVNGTPYKVKMDKPAKKEFVTIKRPAQAPTTTTGAPVVNRHAAETSAAALKSPLPGVILTVDCKVGDTVKRGQKLFVLEAMKMENIIPSDRDGQIVEIKVGKGDSVLEGADLVIIK, encoded by the coding sequence ATGAAACAATTCAAGTATATCATCAATGGCAACATCTACAACGTCTCCGTCAACCAAGTGGAGGACACCACGGCCGAGGTCGAAGTGAACGGCACTCCCTACAAGGTGAAGATGGATAAGCCAGCCAAGAAAGAATTTGTCACCATCAAGCGTCCTGCACAAGCACCCACCACAACCACAGGCGCACCCGTAGTCAACCGACACGCTGCCGAAACCTCGGCCGCCGCCCTCAAGTCGCCACTACCGGGCGTTATCCTGACCGTCGACTGTAAGGTGGGCGACACCGTCAAGCGTGGGCAAAAGCTCTTCGTGCTCGAAGCTATGAAGATGGAAAACATCATCCCCTCCGATCGTGACGGCCAAATCGTAGAGATCAAGGTTGGCAAGGGCGACTCCGTCCTGGAGGGCGCCGATCTGGTAATCATCAAATAA
- a CDS encoding sodium ion-translocating decarboxylase subunit beta, protein MHENFLTFLGENMQTFLSFTGFANATWGHIIMLLVGLVFIFLAIKYEFEPMLLIPIGFGILIGNIPFKDAGLQIGIYEEGSVLNILYQGVKQGWYPPLIFLGIGAMTDFSALISNPKLILIGAAAQFGIFGAYIVALQFGFDPSQAGAIGIIGGADGPTAIFLSSKLAPNLMGAIAVSAYSYMALVPIIQPPFMRLFTTKKERVIRMKPPRVVSQTEKIVFPIIGLLLTAFLVPSGLPLLGMLFFGNLLKESGVTRRLAEAARGPIIDIVTILLGVTVGASTQATEFLRFQSVQIFILGAFSFMVATSAGVLFVKFFNLFLKEGNKINPLIGNAGVSAVPDSARISQNLGLEYDPGNYLLMHAMGPNVAGVIGSAVAAGVLLGFLGAS, encoded by the coding sequence ATGCATGAGAATTTCTTGACATTCTTGGGAGAGAACATGCAGACGTTCCTCTCCTTCACCGGATTCGCCAACGCCACCTGGGGCCATATCATCATGCTCCTCGTTGGCTTGGTCTTCATCTTTCTGGCCATCAAGTACGAGTTCGAGCCGATGCTACTTATCCCCATCGGATTCGGCATTTTGATCGGCAATATCCCCTTCAAAGACGCCGGATTGCAGATCGGTATCTATGAGGAAGGCTCCGTGCTCAACATCCTCTACCAGGGTGTCAAGCAGGGCTGGTATCCGCCGCTCATCTTCCTCGGTATCGGGGCCATGACCGACTTCTCGGCGCTGATCTCCAACCCCAAGCTGATCCTCATCGGGGCCGCCGCACAGTTCGGCATCTTCGGCGCCTATATTGTCGCCCTACAGTTCGGTTTTGATCCCAGCCAGGCCGGTGCCATCGGTATCATCGGCGGAGCAGACGGCCCCACGGCCATCTTCCTCTCCTCTAAGCTCGCCCCTAACCTCATGGGCGCCATCGCCGTTTCGGCTTACTCCTATATGGCCCTCGTGCCCATTATCCAGCCTCCCTTCATGCGCCTCTTCACCACGAAGAAGGAGCGCGTGATCCGTATGAAGCCGCCCCGCGTGGTGTCGCAAACGGAAAAGATCGTCTTCCCCATCATCGGCCTCTTGCTGACGGCATTCCTTGTACCCTCGGGGCTACCCCTGCTCGGTATGCTCTTCTTCGGCAACCTGCTGAAGGAAAGTGGCGTCACCCGCCGCTTGGCTGAGGCGGCTCGTGGACCGATCATCGACATCGTCACCATCCTGCTCGGTGTCACCGTCGGAGCCTCCACGCAGGCTACGGAGTTCCTCCGCTTCCAGTCGGTGCAGATCTTCATCCTGGGCGCCTTCTCGTTTATGGTAGCCACCAGCGCCGGTGTACTCTTCGTGAAGTTCTTCAACCTCTTCCTCAAGGAAGGCAACAAGATCAACCCCCTGATCGGTAACGCTGGCGTGTCGGCCGTGCCTGACTCTGCACGCATCTCGCAAAACCTCGGTCTGGAATACGATCCGGGCAACTATCTGCTCATGCACGCCATGGGTCCGAACGTAGCCGGAGTGATCGGATCGGCCGTGGCCGCAGGCGTACTGTTAGGCTTCCTCGGTGCGAGTTGA